A section of the Humulus lupulus chromosome 2, drHumLupu1.1, whole genome shotgun sequence genome encodes:
- the LOC133814665 gene encoding glycine-rich protein DOT1-like gives MRSRTFFILGSLLAALLVISSALEIHEDGNKVDTNQGDGNHETKAYCKKKCCRYGRCWSCCAGSEAIPLAESEATETTKGDANTQDSNHHGGGKGGGGGGHGGHGGGSGKGGGGHGGGGGGGGYDASGSGDGSQGGGGVGKGGGGRSGGGHGGGKGGGGGSGSDGQGGKGGGGGGSGGGGHGGSQGGGKGGGGGGGSGGGKGGGGSGHGGGKGGGGSAGGGKGGGGSGHGGGKGGGGGSGGGGKGGGGSGHGGGKGGGGSGGGGKGGGGSGHGGGKGGGGGGGGGGGN, from the exons ATGAGGTCCAGAACTTTCTTCATCTTAGGTTCTCTCTTGGCTGCTCTGCTTGTCATATCTTCAGCGTTAGAGATACACGAGGATGGAAACAAAG TGGACACGAATCAAGGCGACGGGAATCATGAAACTAAAGCATATTGCAAAAAGAAATGTTGTCGATATGGTCGGTGCTGGTCGTGTTGCGCTGGATCTGAAGCCATCCCATTAG CTGAGAGTGAAGCAACGGAAACTACAAAGGGTGATGCCAACACGCAAGACTCCAATCACCATGGAGGAGGAAAAGGCGGCGGAGGCGGTGGTCATGGTGGCCACGGGGGAGGATCAGGCAAAGGAGGTGGTGGGCACGGCGGCGGCGGTGGTGGTGGAGGATATGATGCTAGTGGATCCGGTGATGGGAGCCAAGGAGGTGGCGGGGTTGGAAAAGGAGGCGGTGGCCGTTCTGGCGGTGGCCACGGAGGAGGAAAAGGAGGTGGTGGCGGTTCTGGCAGTGATGGCCAAGGAGGAAAAGGAGGCGGCGGAGGTGGTTCTGGTGGCGGTGGACATGGTGGTAGCCAAGGTGGAGGAAAAGGAGGTGGGGGTGGGGGTGGATCTGGAGGAGGTAAAGGAGGCGGGGGCAGTGGTCACGGTGGAGGAAAAGGTGGTGGTGGTTCTGCTGGAGGAGGTAAAGGGGGTGGGGGCAGTGGTCATGGAGGAGGAaaaggtggtggtggtggttctggTGGAGGAGGTAAAGGAGGCGGGGGCAGTGGTCATGGTGGAGGAAAAGGTGGTGGTGGTTCTGGTGGAGGAGGTAAAGGAGGCGGGGGCAGTGGTCATGGAGGAGGAAAAGGAggtggtggcggtggcggcggAGGTGGTGGCAATTAG